GGTTAAGGCAATATGAATATGCTCGTTTAATGGTGACTGCGCCTTTTCTTGAATATACATCATAATATCGTTCATCAGTTCAATTAACTTTTCGCTCACATGTGGCACTAAAAGCTTATATTGTTCACGGTCACGTTCATTTTTTAAAACAAACATTTTTTCAATTTGCTCCGCCTTTAATACATCTTTCGTTTTCTTTCCAAATCCAATTCCCTTGCCAATCACTACTACTTCCTCGTGTTCCTGATGACTCGCAATGATTACATTATTATTTAAAACTTTTTTAATTTCTAGATAACTATTCATATAACACCACCCTCGTACTTAAATAGCCTACTTTTATGTTACAGAACATCCTTCTTTTTCGTCAATGCAAAACATCTACCATTTTAGAAAAATTCATTTTTTAGACATGATTGCACGAGATGCGTATAATGTAAGAGCAAATGTACATAGAAAGGAGAATGCAACATGATTAAAATGTTTGTAAGCGATATTGACGGCACAATGATGCAACATGGCGGCATGATTGATGAGCAAGATGTTACAGCTCTTCGCAATCTTGCAGAACAAAATGTGATTCTTTGTTTCGCCTCCGGTAGGCTTGATAATGAAATCGCTGGTTTAATGAAAGAGGTTGGTACCACCTTCCATCGCATTAGCGTAAATGGTGTATTCGTATATACCCATGAGAATAAACAATTATTGTCTGCAACATTTGATTCGAGCATTTTGCCAGATTTGTTAGCGATGACGAAAGAAGAACCGTATTTTCGTTATGTAAGTGATGAATATAATTATTACATTGAGGAAAAAACACCATTTATTCATGAACTTGAGAAACAAGTTACAATGACTTCTGTTGAAGAACCAAACTTATTACAAAAAATTGATGATACAATTTTTCCTAATAAAATTTCTGTTGGAGGCACAAAAGAAGACTTACAAGTACTTCAGAAAAAAATCAATGAGAAATTTAGCGGCAAAGTCAGTACCTTTATCTCCGCTGAACAATGCTTAGATGTCATGCCACCAAATATTAGCAAAGGATCAGCAATCTCTATTTTATTACAAGAGTTCCAAATAGAACCTGAAGAAATTGCTTGTATCGGTGATTCTTACAATGATATTCCTATGTTCAATTTAACATCTCATAGCTTTGCCATGTCACAAGCTGACGATGCAGTGAAAGAACATGCACATTATGTCGTAGACTCTGTAAAAGACGCTGTAGAACACGTGGTAACTTACAACTCAAAACAAAACAAAAATACGACTCATTCCCTGTAAGGATGAGTCGTATTTTTGTTTCTCTACATACCCAATGAATTGAAAGTTTAATGTATTTCACAAAATAAAATACACTACTTGTTTCGTGAAATACTCGTAATGAACTTATAACGATCACCACGATAAATACATTTCACATATTCTAACGGTAATTCACCTTCTGCATATGACCATTGTCTCATTACAAGCACAGGTGCTTTTTTAGGTATATGCAGATGTTCCGCTTCATCATCCGTTGCAATTGAAGCTTCAATTGCTTGGGTAGCACGAACAAGTTTAAAGCCTAACTTTTTCTCTAAATGTTCGTATAAAGATTGTTGCAAAATTTCTTCGTTAATATCTTTTACAAGAGTTGGCGACAAATATGTCGTCTCAAAAGCAATCGGTTCGTCATCGGCTAAGCGGATACGCCTCACTTCATACACCGATTCCCCCTCTTGAATTCTAAGCCGGTCTGCTATTTTAGCAGTAGCTGAAACTAGGCGGAAGCTTAATAACTGACTGCTCGGTTTCATACCACGGGAAAGCATATCCTCTGTAAATCCCGTCATCCCTTGCAGTTTTTGCTCCACTTTTGGAAGCTGAACAAACGTTCCAATTCCACGCTTTCGATATAAATACCCTTGTTCCACTAAATTATTAATTGCCTGTCTGATCGTCATGCGACTTACTTCGAACTTATCACAAAGTTCATTCTCAGATGGAATTTTATCTCCCGGCGTCCATTCACCGTCCTCAATTAGCTGTTTCACCCACTCTTGAATCTGATAATAGATCGGAAATGGTGAATACTTGTCGATGTTCATCAGCAATCGCCTCACTGCATAAAGATAGAGCTTCTGGATCTGCGATTACGGTTACATTCGGATGACGTTGCAGCACTGTAGCAGGACACGCTTCGCTATACTCACCTTGCAATAATTCTCTGATTGCTTCTGCTTTTTTCGGTCCCATAGCAACAAGTAGAATTTGTTTCGCTTTCATGATGCTTCCAATCCCCATTGTAATTGCATGAGTTGGTACATCTTCTTCTTTTTCAAAGAAACGAAGGTTTGCTTGGCGTGTAGACTCTGTTAATTCAACAATGTTAGTTGGAGAATCAAAAGATGTTCCTGGTTCGTTAAATCCGATGTGACCGTTTTCACCGATTCCAAGAATCTGTAGATCAACTGGGTTAGCTGCTAGAATGCCTTCATAACGCTTGCACTCTTCTTCTAAATCACTTGCCATCCCGTTTGGTACATAAGTTTCTTTAAAGGGAAGATGATTAAACAACTGTTCTTGCATAAAATAATGATAGCTGTTTTTATCTTCGTGTGGTAAATTTACGTACTCATCTAAGTTTACAGTGGTTACACGGCTTGTATCAAGTTTATTTTTTCGCATTTCTGCATAAATACCAAGTGGAGAGCTTCCTGTAGCCATTCCTAACGTTGGATTTTCCTTTGATTTTACAACTTCTTCAATTAATTTACAACCTGCTTCTGCTAATTCTTCTGGCGTTTTTACAACAAGAATATTCATCTATTTACTTCCCTTCCTTCATATGAATTCCTAATCGAACCGTATCATATACATGTAGATCTTCCGTCATGACAACAAAGTCCGCATCTTTTCCTACTGTTAATGCCCCTTTATTCGTTAATCCAAACTCTTCTGCTTGGTTAACTGATGTCATAAGTACAGCGTCCTCAATCGAGCATCCTGTAAATTCAATTACATTTCGGAATGCTTGGTCCATTTTCAAGATACTACCCGCTAACGTTCCGTCTTCTAAACGAGCGCTGCCGTCTTTCACATGTACAGGCTGTCCACCAAGCTCATACAATCCATCTTCTAAACCTTTTGCACGCATCGCATCAGTAATGACACTTACTTTTTTAGGACCTTTTAATTTATATGCTAATTTCACCATATCTGGGTGAATGTGAATACCATCTGTAATCACTTCAACCATTACATTTGGGTTCAATAACACGTGACCGACAACACCTGGTTCACGGTGATGTAAACCGCGCATTTGATTGTATAAGTGTGTAGCATGTGTAATGTTTCTACTTTTCAATTGTGCATCAACTGCATCTGTATGGCCCATTGTACCAACAACACTCGTTTCAGCAAGATACTTTTCAAATTCTACTGCGCCTTCTTCTTCTGGTGCATACGTTACTAATTTAATTAGATTGCCACTTGCTTCTTGCCATTGTTTAAATTGTTCAATATTCGCCGGAACGATATGTTCAAGAGGTTGCGCCCCTGCACGTTTTTTTGAAACATATGGTCCTTCTAAATGAATATATTCAAAATGCGCTCCTTTTTCTTTCGCTTCTTTTGCAGCACTTAAAGCCGCTTCAATTGCTTCTGGAGCTTGCGTCATTGTTGTTGGGAAATAAGTTGTAACCCCTTCTTTTAACATTTCTTTACCAAGAGTTACTAACCCATCGCTATTCGCATCCATCGCATCAATATCGTATCCACCATGAATATGAACATCGATCATACCTGGAATCACAATTTTTCCTTCTGCGTCAAAAACCGTTTCATTTTCTTGTGATACATATTGAGCCATCAAACCAATTTCTTCAATTTTTTCTGCGTAACGAATAAATCCACTTCCCATTACTTCGTGACCTGTATAAATTTTGGCATTGATGACAACTTGCGTTTTCATTTTCATCGATCCTTTCCCATGGAATACCTACTTGTTATTATTACCTATTTGCCTAACCCCATCTTAATATATACACGAGTAGTTGTCTATACATTCAAATGAAATTTCCTTTTCTCTTAGTAAAAAAGGAAATTTATCTTCTTTAATTATAATATATATTATTCTTTTTTTCCAAAAGGAGACAATGCATCTTTTATGAAAACGAATACCAATTCCTTGTTTCCATTTTCCTACTTAGCATTCTATTATACAGTTTTAACTACTTCTTTACTTTAACAATGGAAGCGGCGTATTTGACCATATTGCAATATGGTCTCCATCCGTTTCAATTTCTACCGTTCGTTTATCCGTTGTATATGTCATGACACCATATCTCTTTAACCTGTTTACTACACTTTGATGTGGATGCCCATATGGATTTTTTTTATCATAAGAAAGAATAGCAAATTGAGGGTTTGCCTCCTCTAAAAATTGTTCACTAGTTGACGTATATGAACCGTGGTGACCTACCTTTAAAACATCAGCATGTACATCATATTGCTTTATTATTTTCTTTTCAGTTTGTATATCCGCATCTCCCATTAGCAAAAAATCAGCTTTACCATATCGAACTTTTAAAACAATTGATGATTCATTATTTTCATCCTTTGACTTCCCATTATTTAATACTTGAATTGAAACTTGGGGATCTAACGGTATATGCTGTCCTTGTTTTACACGAACAAATGGAATTCCCCTCTTTTTAATATCGTTCCTATACGTATGATATGTAAAAGAACTATAGGTTTTGCCGCTATCTAATACAAGTGAAACTGGCATTTGTTCTATAATCGGTATAAGCCCTCCTATATGATCCATATCTGGATGCGTCCCTACCACAACATCTAAATGGTTAATTCCTTTTTCAATTAATTTCTGAATAATTACCTCTCCAGCCTCATAAGGTCCTCCATCGATTAACATTGTTTGACCATTAGGTAAAATAATAAGTGTGGCATCACCTTGTCCTACCTTAAAAAAACTCACTTTCATTCTTCCTAAATGTGGACGTTGCTTGGAAAAAGAGGACACAGTATGAACAGACGTCATATATCTTTTGACAGATGTGCTGTTTAATGAAAAACATATTAAAACAGAAACTAGCAATAGAATAATCCGTACAACTTTCATAATTCGTCTCCTTTTTTCATTTAGTATGGCACGAGTCGTATTTCATATACAAAAAAGCTTAGCAATGCGCTAAGCTACGATTTTGACAATTCCTGCAAGGATCCAAAGAATAAGTCAGCTTCATTCATTTGTTCATTTTCTTCAGAAAGGGTTGGTAAATCATCTAATGTTTGCAGTCCAAACGTATCTAAGAACTCTTTCGTAGTACCATATAAAATAGGGCGCCCTGGTCCTTCTGCCCGGCCCGTTTCTTTTATAAGTAAGTGCGATACCAATGTTTGCAGTGCTCGATCTGTTTTCACACCACGAATTTCTTCCATTTCCGTTCTTGTAATTGGCTGGCGATAAGCAACAATCGCCAATGTTTCAAGAGCAGCCTGGGAAAGAGACGCTGCTGTTGGTGTATCCATTAATTTTTGATAATAAGGCGCATGTTCTTTTTTTGTGGCAAAGCGATACACTTTTGCAAATTGTACAATTTGCAACCCTCGCTGTACACCTTCACATTCCCTTTGCATTTCCTCGATAATCTGAATTACATCTTTCACTTCAATTTCAAGTACTTTTGCAATTTGTTCCGGATAAACTCCTTCATCACCCGCAACAAATAAAAGCCCCTCAACAATTGCCATCTGTTCTTTTCTATCCAACATACAATCTCCTTTCTCATATCTTTCCATACAAAAATATCCACAATAAAAACCGAATCACAGTATATTGCGACCGGTCCAACATTCCTTTTATCGTTCCAAACAAATTTATGCGAAACCATGATCAGCGGGGATTATTTCCACTGATCATTCGTTTTGACTAATCAAATACTTACTGCTAGTTTTCCTCACAATTTTGAAATGGGAGTTTTACTAAACTTTAGAGCGAGTCAAAAAGATTTCATCAAAATTGTGTTCTTGCTCAATAATAATTTGTTGGTTTTTCATAAGTTCGAGTATGGCTAAAAACGTTACAACCATTACTTCGCGCTCTTCATCAACGAATAAATCATAAAAACTTTGGCGTCCTTCCGCTGTTTCTAATTGCTGTAAAATATCACTCATACGTTGTTCAATCGGTATTTCTTGACGAGCAATTCGCGTTGTTACTGGACGTTTTGATTTTTTACGACGCATAAGTTTTTGAAATGCTGCTAACATATCATACAGTGTTATATCGAGAGGTAAACTTGTCTCCTCTTCTTGCTGAAATGATGTAAAATCGATTGGTGAACGTGTATAAAGTTGTGCTCTTTCTTGTTCTCTCTCTTTTAATTCAGCAGCAACTTGCTTATATTTTTTATATTCAATTAACCGCTCCATCAACTCTTGACGGGGATCATCTATAAAGTCTTCACCATTATCAGGTACATCTTCCTCTTGTTTCGGTAACAGCATTTTACTTTTAATTTGCAATAGCGTTGCAGCCATCACCAAATACTCACTTGCAACATCCAGTTGCAAGTCTTTCATCGTATGAATATAAGATAAATACTGCTCTGTAATTTCCGCTACAGGAATATTATATATATCAATTTCATAGCGATGAATTAAATGTAACAATAGATCTAAAGGCCCTTCAAAAGCCTCTACTTTAAAATTATATTGCACAAAGCATCCCACCACATTTTTTCTATAACAACATAAGTATAGAGCATACTTATGTTCTATCCAACCTTTTTCAGAAATTTAGTTGAAAATAGACACCTGCCCATGCAACAATGCCCACCTCTTCATATGATAAAAGTGTAGTAAGTTCAATGTAGGAGGTAAAAAAACTATGGGCCATATTGATTGTGGTTTTAACGGCGGTTTCGCTTTACTTGTTGTGCTCTTTATCTTATTAATCATTGTAGGCGCGGCTTGCTTCTGCTAATGCAGAATATAATAAACGGCTAGAGATTCTCTAGTCGTTTATTATTTATCCCGTTATTCGCGTGCAGTAAGATCTCACCTTAAAATTCAGCAAAAGTAAAGAAGTGAGGTATGGGGCGGGTTGCCCGTAAAAGCCCGATTGGTGAGGGCTGATAATCAGTGTAGATAAAGAAAACTCCATTGATCACATCATAGTTTCACTTTATGATAAACTGTACGTAAGACCGTTTAGACAGGAGCGAAAAGGATGTATCCTACAGCATACATACAATTTTTAATTCATTTTCATGGAGATTATGATTACTTTGAATGTCACGAAGTACTAGAAGAATATTGGAAATTGAAACCACGAGGAGAGCGAGAAAACTACTGGGTTGGTTTTATTCAAATAGCAGTTGCTTTATACCATCACAGACGCTCAAATTGGAATGGTTCAATGCGAATGATGAAAAGCGCCATTGCTATTTTAAAAAAAGAAAGTATACAAGTACACAGATTAGGTCTTGATTACCCAAAACTTTTAACTATATTACAAAAACAATTACAGTCCATTCAATCAAAAGAACCTTTTGCACCTATATTTTTTCCTTTTTCAGATTCCTCTTTAGAAAACACATGCTTACAATTATGTACAGAAAAAATGATTCCTTGGAAAGATGCTCATTCACTACCTACTGAATACATTATCCATAAACACAAATTGCGTGACAGAAATGATGTAATTGCCGAACGAAACGAGCAACTAAAAAAAAGAAAGCAGAGATGACACAAATTCCATCTCTGCTTTTATGAATGTATATTTTGTTCAATTCCCTTACACTTTTCAAAAAAACTAGCTGTTTGTTCGTTTCCACAAATTGTAATACCTTGAAACTTATTTTTTAATTCTTGTACCATCTTTGTACCAATCCCCATGTGACGATGAGATGGATTCACACTAAGATGTTGAATCTGTAATACATTTTCTTCGTTGATAACTCCAACTATCCCAACAAAATCATCATTTTGTTTCCACAAATATAGTTGCCAACTATCATTTTTATCATATTCTTTCATTGTCAATTGTAAAATTTTAACATCTTTTTCAGTCGGCATAAACGAAAGAAGCCCCATTGCAATCTTTTCATAACTTTTTTTAAAACGAATTAACATAAACCTTATCCCTTCTTACAAAAGTTACAAACCATGTATCCCCTCTACCACTATTGCTATATCATCTCCATTTTACAATATTTTCACTATAGTGAGAAGGGCTGCCAAAACAACTTGATAATCATACAAAGAGAATGTAGGAAAGTCAAATGTATAGTAATAAAAGAAATTCTCTCATTGAGAATTTACTTTTCTCAAGCTAATGAATAAACTCCATCTAACTTTTTAGCTTCTCGCATAACGCATTGAACTACAAAACTTATAAACCACGAATAACGAAATAAAACTTTACTGTATCCTATGTATTTTTACAAAAATAGTTCTATCGCTAACAATTTAGTTAGCTATAATAACTTTATCATTTACTCTCTCTTATCATTTACTGCATATTGCCCACAAATTCCTGTTTATAGATTACAACTTTTCTTAATTTAAATTTTTTCTCCGATTGCCACTACAAATATGGAACAAAGCAAAATTTTATACTTACATGTTTTCAATCTTCTCTTAATATCATATAAAGCTTTTGAATGATGATTATTTAACAGTAAAAAAATAAAAAGAGAGCACTTTGCTCTCTTCAATTTATTCTTCCCAAACTTTAACTTCTTTCATTACATCGCCTTGACGCATGTTTAATACTGTTTCAATACCGCTTGTCGCTTTACCAAATACAGTATGTACACCATCTAAATGTGGTTGTGGCTCATGAACGATGAAGAATTGGCTACCACCTGTATTACGGCCAGCATGTGCCATAGAAAGTGATCCAACTACATGTCTATGCGGATTCCCTTCAGTTTCACATGGAATAGAGTAACCAGGACCGCCTGCACCTGTTCCTGTTGGGTCTCCACCTTGGCTTACGAAACCAGGAATAACGCGGTGGAATGTAACACCATTATAGAACCCTTGATCTGCTAATTTTTTGAAATTTTCAACTGTTTTCGGTGCTTCTTCTGAGAAAAATTCTAATTCAATTTTTTCACCATTCTCCATTAATATGTATCCTAAAGTTTTCATACGTATATGTCTCCTTTCAACTATCTCAGCACTATATTACCATATTCGTGCTCAGAAACAAAAAGAATCCGACAATCTGTATACTTCTTTTTTAAAATCAGCAAGAAGACGGATGACAAATTTTAAAAATATACTATAATTACTGTGTTGCCCGCAAATTTCAGAAAGAGAAAGGGAGCGATTTTTCGTGAAAACGAAACTATTAGCTTTGCTACTAGCTGTTACGGTGTTTATGATCCCAACAGCTTCATTTGCAGACGTGATTGAGGGAGAATCAATCGTTACATTAGGAGAAAATTTATCTGAACAACAAAAACAAGATCTTTTAAAAGAAATGAAAGCGCCAAAAGATGCGCAAATTATTACTGTATCTAATGCGGAAGAACATAAATTTTTAGAGGGTATTGTTCCAAAAGCACAAATTGGTACGAGAGCTATTTCCTCTTCTATAATTACGTATACAAAACCAGGATCAGGTCTTATTGTGCGAGCGAAAAACATTAATTGGGTAACAGATGCAATGTATACAAACGCACTCATCACAGCAGGTGTTAAAGATGCAGAGATCCAAATCACGGCACCATTTAAAGTATCAGGAACAGCTGCTTTAACAGGATTAATGAAGGCTTACGAAACAACATCGAAAAAAGAAATTCCTGAAGAAGTAAAAAAAGTAGCCAACGAAGAAATGGTACAAACAGCGAAACTTGGTGACAAAATTGGTGACGAAAAAGCTGTTCAACTTGTTGCGAAAGTAAAAGAAGAAATTGCTAAAGAACAGCCAAAAACAACAGAAGATTTACGTGCGCTAATTAAAAAAATTGCTGATCAACTTGGTATTACACTAACAGATGAGCAATTAGATAGCTTAGTTTCATTATTTGATAAAATGAAAAATTTAAATATTGACTGGAACCAAGTTGGTAGCCAATTAAATAAAGCGAAAGAACATGTTTCAGCATTTTTAGGATCTGAAGAAGGACAAGGCTTCCTAGATAAAGTAAAAGATTTCTTCTCTAGTATCATTGATTTTATTAAATCATTATTTAAGTAATAAAAAGCTCGTCATTGACGAGCTTTTTATTATATAAATCCAAATTAAAAAACCGACATAAAATCTTTCTTTTTAGGTGGAAGAGAGCATCTGGCCGTGCATAGAAGCGGTCAGATCCTCTTCCTGCCCCATACCAAGTGAAAACAAAGAGAGAAAACGAGTGCATGTCACCTTTTGTTTTTCATAGCAGCTTATATGTGAAAAATCAAAATGAATTTATCTATTATATAAGCAACGGTAATTTCATAATCGCTTCCTCTACAGAACGAACAACATGACATGCCTTTTCCTTCACATATGGATGTGCATGATGAAGAGTAAAAGAATGCGGTGTTACTTCAAACATAGAAATGTCATTAAAAGAATCACCAATACATGCTACTTCATGCGCTTCAATTTTCAAATGCTCCATCAAACGTTTTAAAGCACTTCCTTTACTAACCCCCATTGGCATAATATCTACATATCCTTTTCCAGAAATAAAAATTTCAGCGTGCTCATGAAAAGTGTCTCTTAGCTCTTGATCCAATGTCACAATCTTTTCTGCTTCTCCATACACAAACAACTTTGCAGGATGGATTGTTTTACCAAATTCCTCCTCTAATGTTTCTATTTCAGCAATATGCACACCCATATATTCTTCAAAAACATAATGATGTTCATTTTTCTTTTTCGTATATCTCTGCTCTTTTGCACACACAATATCAGCTAGCCTTTTTTCATGTATATATTGATATATTTCCTGGGCAACTCCATCATTGAATTTCGATTCATGGAATATTTGTCCGTTTGGTAATAGCATCGTAGCACCATTTAATCCTGTCGTGTAATATGGAAATGAGAATTGCCTAACTGCATCATGAATTCGATGCGTAAAACGACCAGAAGCAAAGCAAATATTTGTCCCTTTTTCCGCTAACCAACAAAGTGCTTTTTCATCTTCCTTATGAATATTGCTTACATTATAAAAAAGTGTATCATCTAAATCACTTACAAATAATTTAATCATGCCCTCTTCCCCTTTCATACACAATGTCTACTCTAAGTGTACGAAAAAAATGTTGTGATTTTGTTAAAATACGTTAAATTTCTAATAAAAAATAAGCAGGAAGATTGATTCCTGCTTATTTTTGTCTACGTATATTTTGTGGATGTACAATGCTTGGGCGTACTTTTAAACTAGACATGGCCGGGCGTAATAATATTGTTTTTAATGCCCCCCAGTCAAATGGCAAAAACGGCCATAAATATGGTGTTTGTAAACTTTTGATAGACGTTAAAAATAAAATTAACATCGTCATGCCAATTATAAATCCTATCTCATGGAACAAACCAGTTAAAATAATGACAAATAATTTTCCAAGTTTGTTTCCAAGTCCTAATTCATAACTTGGTGTTGCATATATTCCAATCATTGAAACCGCTGTATATAAAATAACTTCTGGAACAAATAACCCAACGTCAATTGCAATTTGCCCAATTAAAATCGCTGAAATTAATCCGGTAGCTGATGATAAGGGAGTTGGTGTATGAATCGATGCCATTCGCAAAAACTCAAGTCCAATATCGGCCATAATTATTTGTAATATAATAGGGAGATGGGTCATTTTATTTGGTCCAATGAAAGCAAGTTTCTCTGGTAACAACGTTGGATCGAACACA
This sequence is a window from Bacillus pseudomycoides DSM 12442. Protein-coding genes within it:
- the phnF gene encoding phosphonate metabolism transcriptional regulator PhnF is translated as MNIDKYSPFPIYYQIQEWVKQLIEDGEWTPGDKIPSENELCDKFEVSRMTIRQAINNLVEQGYLYRKRGIGTFVQLPKVEQKLQGMTGFTEDMLSRGMKPSSQLLSFRLVSATAKIADRLRIQEGESVYEVRRIRLADDEPIAFETTYLSPTLVKDINEEILQQSLYEHLEKKLGFKLVRATQAIEASIATDDEAEHLHIPKKAPVLVMRQWSYAEGELPLEYVKCIYRGDRYKFITSISRNK
- a CDS encoding DUF1002 domain-containing protein encodes the protein MKTKLLALLLAVTVFMIPTASFADVIEGESIVTLGENLSEQQKQDLLKEMKAPKDAQIITVSNAEEHKFLEGIVPKAQIGTRAISSSIITYTKPGSGLIVRAKNINWVTDAMYTNALITAGVKDAEIQITAPFKVSGTAALTGLMKAYETTSKKEIPEEVKKVANEEMVQTAKLGDKIGDEKAVQLVAKVKEEIAKEQPKTTEDLRALIKKIADQLGITLTDEQLDSLVSLFDKMKNLNIDWNQVGSQLNKAKEHVSAFLGSEEGQGFLDKVKDFFSSIIDFIKSLFK
- a CDS encoding GNAT family N-acetyltransferase, which translates into the protein MLIRFKKSYEKIAMGLLSFMPTEKDVKILQLTMKEYDKNDSWQLYLWKQNDDFVGIVGVINEENVLQIQHLSVNPSHRHMGIGTKMVQELKNKFQGITICGNEQTASFFEKCKGIEQNIHS
- a CDS encoding Cof-type HAD-IIB family hydrolase, with product MIKMFVSDIDGTMMQHGGMIDEQDVTALRNLAEQNVILCFASGRLDNEIAGLMKEVGTTFHRISVNGVFVYTHENKQLLSATFDSSILPDLLAMTKEEPYFRYVSDEYNYYIEEKTPFIHELEKQVTMTSVEEPNLLQKIDDTIFPNKISVGGTKEDLQVLQKKINEKFSGKVSTFISAEQCLDVMPPNISKGSAISILLQEFQIEPEEIACIGDSYNDIPMFNLTSHSFAMSQADDAVKEHAHYVVDSVKDAVEHVVTYNSKQNKNTTHSL
- the nagA gene encoding N-acetylglucosamine-6-phosphate deacetylase, producing the protein MKTQVVINAKIYTGHEVMGSGFIRYAEKIEEIGLMAQYVSQENETVFDAEGKIVIPGMIDVHIHGGYDIDAMDANSDGLVTLGKEMLKEGVTTYFPTTMTQAPEAIEAALSAAKEAKEKGAHFEYIHLEGPYVSKKRAGAQPLEHIVPANIEQFKQWQEASGNLIKLVTYAPEEEGAVEFEKYLAETSVVGTMGHTDAVDAQLKSRNITHATHLYNQMRGLHHREPGVVGHVLLNPNVMVEVITDGIHIHPDMVKLAYKLKGPKKVSVITDAMRAKGLEDGLYELGGQPVHVKDGSARLEDGTLAGSILKMDQAFRNVIEFTGCSIEDAVLMTSVNQAEEFGLTNKGALTVGKDADFVVMTEDLHVYDTVRLGIHMKEGK
- the nagB gene encoding glucosamine-6-phosphate deaminase, producing the protein MNILVVKTPEELAEAGCKLIEEVVKSKENPTLGMATGSSPLGIYAEMRKNKLDTSRVTTVNLDEYVNLPHEDKNSYHYFMQEQLFNHLPFKETYVPNGMASDLEEECKRYEGILAANPVDLQILGIGENGHIGFNEPGTSFDSPTNIVELTESTRQANLRFFEKEEDVPTHAITMGIGSIMKAKQILLVAMGPKKAEAIRELLQGEYSEACPATVLQRHPNVTVIADPEALSLCSEAIADEHRQVFTISDLLSDSRVGETAN
- a CDS encoding DUF309 domain-containing protein, giving the protein MYPTAYIQFLIHFHGDYDYFECHEVLEEYWKLKPRGERENYWVGFIQIAVALYHHRRSNWNGSMRMMKSAIAILKKESIQVHRLGLDYPKLLTILQKQLQSIQSKEPFAPIFFPFSDSSLENTCLQLCTEKMIPWKDAHSLPTEYIIHKHKLRDRNDVIAERNEQLKKRKQR
- a CDS encoding YjcZ family sporulation protein — its product is MGHIDCGFNGGFALLVVLFILLIIVGAACFC
- a CDS encoding segregation/condensation protein A, which translates into the protein MQYNFKVEAFEGPLDLLLHLIHRYEIDIYNIPVAEITEQYLSYIHTMKDLQLDVASEYLVMAATLLQIKSKMLLPKQEEDVPDNGEDFIDDPRQELMERLIEYKKYKQVAAELKEREQERAQLYTRSPIDFTSFQQEEETSLPLDITLYDMLAAFQKLMRRKKSKRPVTTRIARQEIPIEQRMSDILQQLETAEGRQSFYDLFVDEEREVMVVTFLAILELMKNQQIIIEQEHNFDEIFLTRSKV
- a CDS encoding peptidylprolyl isomerase codes for the protein MKTLGYILMENGEKIELEFFSEEAPKTVENFKKLADQGFYNGVTFHRVIPGFVSQGGDPTGTGAGGPGYSIPCETEGNPHRHVVGSLSMAHAGRNTGGSQFFIVHEPQPHLDGVHTVFGKATSGIETVLNMRQGDVMKEVKVWEE
- the scpB gene encoding SMC-Scp complex subunit ScpB, which gives rise to MDRKEQMAIVEGLLFVAGDEGVYPEQIAKVLEIEVKDVIQIIEEMQRECEGVQRGLQIVQFAKVYRFATKKEHAPYYQKLMDTPTAASLSQAALETLAIVAYRQPITRTEMEEIRGVKTDRALQTLVSHLLIKETGRAEGPGRPILYGTTKEFLDTFGLQTLDDLPTLSEENEQMNEADLFFGSLQELSKS
- a CDS encoding ComEC/Rec2 family competence protein; its protein translation is MKVVRIILLLVSVLICFSLNSTSVKRYMTSVHTVSSFSKQRPHLGRMKVSFFKVGQGDATLIILPNGQTMLIDGGPYEAGEVIIQKLIEKGINHLDVVVGTHPDMDHIGGLIPIIEQMPVSLVLDSGKTYSSFTYHTYRNDIKKRGIPFVRVKQGQHIPLDPQVSIQVLNNGKSKDENNESSIVLKVRYGKADFLLMGDADIQTEKKIIKQYDVHADVLKVGHHGSYTSTSEQFLEEANPQFAILSYDKKNPYGHPHQSVVNRLKRYGVMTYTTDKRTVEIETDGDHIAIWSNTPLPLLK
- a CDS encoding Cof-type HAD-IIB family hydrolase, coding for MKGEEGMIKLFVSDLDDTLFYNVSNIHKEDEKALCWLAEKGTNICFASGRFTHRIHDAVRQFSFPYYTTGLNGATMLLPNGQIFHESKFNDGVAQEIYQYIHEKRLADIVCAKEQRYTKKKNEHHYVFEEYMGVHIAEIETLEEEFGKTIHPAKLFVYGEAEKIVTLDQELRDTFHEHAEIFISGKGYVDIMPMGVSKGSALKRLMEHLKIEAHEVACIGDSFNDISMFEVTPHSFTLHHAHPYVKEKACHVVRSVEEAIMKLPLLI